Below is a window of Anabas testudineus chromosome 10, fAnaTes1.2, whole genome shotgun sequence DNA.
TCTTTTGATGCCTTGCCTGAAACATTATCACctgagaaaaggaaagaggcCATGCTATGTAAAGTTTCCACTAATATGCTGCCTATACAACTCTGGAAACAGCTATCTGAGCAAATCATCTTGCTGTAGTTAAGAGGCTGTTGCAGACATTAAAACAGTTAATAAGACTGTTTTATGATGTGAAGCAAGAAAATAACCAAACTTTGCTGATTTCcgtgaagtgtttggttgccACAGCGTTGATGTCGGAAAACAAAGCCTTCACCTCTGAGCTGCTCTGAAACAAAGACATTACATGTGactttaacaacaacagcatcGTACAGACGATATGAGTCTCTTTCCGAAGTTATAAAGTTTAACGTCAGCTCGTGCAGACAGTCACTTAGCCACCAGAGGATGCTGTTGAATGTGAAGAAAGATGCTTACTTTGTCAGAGAGGGGTGACACTTGGCATGTGGCGTTACATATCAAACACTTGCCTGGTTTGCCTGAAAGAAAAGTTTCAATGATATAGAGCTAAAAtaacaaagcaagaaaataaaatgtatagtGTTTCCAAGATGTGCACAAACTGAATCAAATGCATTCGCTGAACAAAAGTGGGTTTTCAAAGCGTTTACACCTGAGATCTGAATTAGGTGTAACCTCTTGGTCTAGTGGATTCAAATACAGTGGAACTCCTGACAGACCTGTGGGCTATGAATATGACCACCGATTCCCAAAGTGGCATCAAGTATCCTCCTGAAGAGGTCCTATACCTGGTAATGAATGGTGTAATTTCACTCTTATTTAATTTAAGGGTATTATAAGAAGCTGCTAAACGGATCTGGGTTTCCACAGTCCCTTTTCTAATATAACACTGATCAACAACCAACAGTTCACTCTGTCCCTGCCTCACATCTGGTCTTTGAACTCTTAAACTCTGTAATGTCACTTCAGGTCCAACAGATGTCCCTGTTTGTTCACGCTTTGACCCGAGTGGAGCAGCAGGCCTGGTGCAGGTGAAGAGCACGTTTGCTGCTTGACTAACCTACCTTCGTGATAACAGACACCACAGACGACATGACCACACGTTGTTACAGCCAGTTTTCGGTCAGCACTCGGGGGAAGGAAGCAGGAGTTGCAGCAGATCCAGTAAGACATTTGCAAAACCTGTGAAAGACAGCGTTAACCTTAAGGAGCAACTAAGTTAGCTAATGTAGCTAACAACCAGATTGGGGCTGAGTTTGTTCATTTAAGCAACGATTAAGCGGTATTACAGTTGTCATAACTGCGTGCTTTAAAGTCTTTACTGCATTTCTTTTAGGTTTAAGGCCACTTTATAATCTTACTAACCCTTTTTATAGCTTTACCGAGGTCAGGCTGTCCCGCTGCTGGTGAGGCTGGATGCTAACGGCAACGAAAAAATAACGGATCTGCGGAAGCAAAACTGAAATCGACAGCTAACATTAATGGTTACAAGAGCTTTACTATGTATGTTCTATGTAAATTACAAGTGCTCAATTTGCAGTCACATATACATTTTAACTAATGATAAAAAAGTAGCTTTAACGCAAAGATTGTGAAAATAATTCGTATCGTAAGACTTAAGATAACGCCGTCGGCTGTTAGTGCTCTGTTAGCTAGGTTAGCTAATTTAAAGCTAGCTATACTAGCCtaaagctagctagctagcgaGGAGCTAACTTATATATAACTCTCATTCTCTGATTCACAAATTGAATATTTCAATCAGGTGAGTTATGCTTAAAGCTAATATCACAAAAGAAATAATCAACAAAATAACTGTTTAGACtttattacattcatttttttgtataacgTGTGCGTATACACAGTTAGCTCATGAAATTACCTCATAATTTTATAATGTGATAAATAACTCACCtaacaagtgtgtgtttatattaacCCCTAACACAGgattatatttaacatttatggACAATGTGCTGcagtatttatcattttaaaggCAAGAGGTGTTaacacaggacaaaaacatAGTAGAATTTAACAGCAGTTAGTTGTTAAATTCATTACAGTATAAATGGATGTTGACCTTcaaacagtaataaacacagtacatacagtttTCATCTTCATGTCCTATGTTGTCTGTATTGTATATGATCTGTTTGGGGAGCTGAGCATCCTGGTTGCagattacagtacagtagtggATCACTGCGATAACTGTGGGCAGCACATGTGCATTATTGACATTTCACAATTCATCATCAGACCAGTTTCTTGGCGATGAAGAAGTCTTTGAGTCGTTTCATCTGCCATAAACCAACTGTCAGCAGGATAGAGGTCTGCACCACGGCCCACCACAACACTTTACTGTTTGCGTCTTCACTGATCCGACGAaacacttcctctttctcctgaaataaacaaagagacattttcagaataaaactcaAAAGAGATGGCACGcagttgtatttatttcacttcataCTGAATGGTAACACTCATTAAAAATCTCATTTACTCTCTGGTACTCCTGCTGCTTGGTGATGTACGTCATCTGATCTATGAGGTGACTTAGGCTGTCCTCCAGAATCTTCATGCTGTCTTTAGTCTTGTCAGTACTGTGGTCAATCGAGTGCTCTCCCATCTGAACATCTAGATGTAGCTTCTGTTCATTTGGGGGTAATTGATATTGGCTGTTATTATcatgtttaaataatacatacagtaagGTGTAAAGAGGGACTGgcattttctctgtcctctaaATCgattgtctctgtctctgtatgtgtgtgtgtccacaggtCTTACCAGCTTTTCTGCAGCAAATACGGCAAACCTTGTGGAGTTGGTTTGGAAGCAAAGATAATGTTGACCAGAGGTGTGAGCTGTGAAGGTGAATTTACCAAATTTACCAAAGCGCTTGGACATCAGAACCTGAGCGAAGAAAAGACACTCTTAgtgcaacatttattttctattagtTGAAGAAGATTTAGATATAGTTTGGTTCCTTTTGGTTCTTTTGGTCGATGTTGATCCATTGAACCATATTTGGCATTCTTGAACAAGTAGATTTCTTTTACTTCCTCCACATCAGcaaaaaactgaactgaggttgtaaaaatgtattttaacataataatagAAGTAAGTCTTATGCTGTAAGTCCTGCATCAATGAACCTGTGCATCTTTATCAGTATTGCTCAGTGCATTTTAACTTATTAATGTACTGTCAAACCCATTTTTGTGAATTTGGTTTAGTAAACATTTCTCCTCTAAGTGCAGTACCTCATAGTTTGAGTCTCTCACTGTCACAGTGGCGCCCAGATGAGGGGAATGAGTGAATGTATTCAGATCCCACGGCTCCAACAAGAAAAAACCTGCAGGTACAAGACACTTATACATGACCgcatacacatactgtagatgtgtgCAAACTCGCACTGTCAAGGTCAATTGCAAACATGAAGATGGAATTTAGATTTATACTTAAGTAAATAATATCCAGCACATATCATAgtatttaatacagtatgtacattcCTTCATGTTACCCAAGCACAGAAGTCTGTTTTACAAGAAAACGCAACTTAATAGGCTCTTTGGATGTGCTTAATTAAAGTGAGTAACTTGTGCACTTGTGcactaaaataacaaacatactATAGTAGATATAACATTACTGTGTGATTCAACAGTCTCATGTTAATTCACATTGTactgttttaaattgaattacAAATTCATTACTGCCGTTGAGCTGTAAATGACACTCAGCAGCATGATTCCCTCTCTAGGACTCACCAGTCACCAGCATGTCTTCAGGAACCTCTTCGATGATGCAtttttcctcctgctctccGAGATCGAAATACATGGCTGTTGCCAACATCAGGTAACAGTGGAGGAGAAAGCCAGTGCCTCGCAAACCCATTTTCAGTTAACAATGAACTATTAGGTTACAACACACTTAACAGTGACCAAATGTTTGGCCTTTAGTTCAGATACTTTTTGTTGATCTGCAAATTCTAGGAAGACTCAGTTATTATGGTATACTAGTATGTAATTTTTTAACTATAGCCAGACACTTAAATCCTGTAGCATATATTTAAAGTGGAAGGCTACTGACTGTGAGAAATTCACAGGTGCTTCTTTGTGTGACGAGTCATTCTGTGTGTTTAGTGACTGGTTAACTCTGAAGCCAATAGCAGAGCTGCTAAGAATAGTGATTGATGGGGGCTGACCACTTGTAACAGAGCTCATAATGCACTTGTTCGGAAGCCTAAGTTTTAGCACCACAATCTTTAAACACTTTTGTGGCACAtccaatattttttattttaattatacagaaaatgtaacaGGTAGTATTATAATATCAGAACTTTGGATCATGGAACATCAAGATACCTGCAAAATATGTATTTGATATTCCTTAATAAATTTAATAGTATCAGTACAGAACAGTTCTGAAGTCCAACTCTCTGGAAACTGAGTGGAAAATGTAAACCAAACCgttatatacagtagttaccATATGCTTACCTTAGATGAAGTCACCTTTAAAGTAAAcccccacacacccacacacagaatAAACCCTTCTCATATTTAGCATCTGCAAAAGTTGTTATTCCAAAGGATCTGATTCCTTCTCCACCTACACTTAAGTACAGTAGTTTCACAGAAAATGCCAATACTCAatcatatttactttatattcaCTATACCTATTTTAGTTTATATAGGGTTTGTCTTCATCTTtcatgtactttttaaaataattatgacAAGTTGTAATTCATAGACGTTTGGTGTTACCACTCCACCTCATTGTACTGCTGCTTAAGATCAGTCAGTTCATACACTAAATACAACTGTTAAGAAAAAACAGAGCCTCAGTCCactcctctcctgtctcttccAAATCTCTCAGTAATTTTCCTCTGCCTCATCATTCAAAACGGAAGGAGCTCCCTCATGCACCAGATGTTTAGTTCTTATTGCTATTCAGTCTGTCATCTGCAGTGTGGtttctgtgttgctttgtgGGAAAGGGCGGGTTATAGGtgaatttctgttttacatatttAGACCAATATTGTTCACTGAAGATGAAGCCATTTTTCAATCTGTTTCAAACTATGTTGTCTTTATCCTGctcacaaacttttttttctgtaaaaagaGGTCACTTAAGTGCAGCTAGTGTCTGTTCTGCCTATTAAACGGGACTCGAGCTTCATAGTGGGATGTGCTGCACTGGATGTCACAGCATGCAGTAAGCTTGAGATTTGAGGCCCCGTGAACTAAATCAACTTCTGGTGAACTGTTTTAAATAGTTGGTGAGCACCTTAATCCGTTTTATGACCAACACTTCATTATGGTGAGTTTGAGCCAGCACACAGGCTTGAACCCAGATCATCCAGTTAAAAGCATTTCTCCTTATACTGCAGCCCCAATGTTAGTAATAATACCTATTGAACCCAAAAGTTAGTAAACCCACATGTGGTTCAGAGTATGTGCTGTGTAGGACTTTTAAATCTGTGGGGTTTGGATTTAAAGACCTTAAAGAAACAAACGAATAATTTTCATTCTTAACATGCAATTTGTTTTCAattgttaaatgttattaaaggaTTAAAGTCAAGTTACACTATAAACCAACAAAATGTGTCATCAAAGAGGTCACAGAGTCTTAAGatatatttacactttattgATCATACAGAGAACAtacatttttagtgttttttttgtttgtttgttttttacaaaagGACTTTCTCCATTGAACTTATATCTCATAACATAAAGGAATACAAATATTACAGATCAATACATCAGatttgatatactgtacaatacagGTTAAAAtcctgtaaataaatatatttattgtcttCAGGAAAACAACTACATTGTCTTGGTAACATTATGTTCTGAATTAGTATTTAGACTGTATAGTCAGTTTTATGTGTGACTATGTCtgactttgttctttttttgtaatgGAACTGGCATAATATTTTCCTCTGTGAACTGATTTCTTGTATATGGGAACTTTAGATCTTAATTATCATTTATTGGCATTTATTTTCGAACATGCTGGAAGATAGCAGCCGTTAAATCTTCAAAAAAGTGTGGTTTCAATTAGTGGCTTTCTAAAACTGTCTGAAGACAATTCTTATAATCTGCCAAAACTGAATTGTGTCCACTGGCTATTTTGACAAATTACACCTCTCATGTACTATCAGAACCATTACTGTGACTTGAGGCTGAGAGTTGCCCAATTTAACGTTATTCAATGAGTACATAAGTAATTTCCACAGAAACATGAGCAGTAAGGAGAGAAGGGAGTCTGgttctttatatttttgctTAATGCGAATGTGCTGTAGATCTTTTACTGTTGTTCCTACGTCTTcgtcctttctttccttttctggctttcctgtctttcttctctctcctctcctttctctctttcctctccctgGTTTCTTGGCCTAGTCATAAACAGTTGTCTGGGAAGcacttcctctcttcctccagcaAGGGGCAAGCTGCTCCGTTGTTGGCTGGGTGCATGAGGATGTAGCGTGTGCGGTGCTGCACGCCTGACTCTCCACATTTGCCTTTGCACAAGCCCCAAGGAGACCACACTGACACCTCACAGTCCAGAGGGGTATCTGCACAAGGACAGGACCATATGAGCCTCATTAGTATTTATGCTTTGTTCATTGAGTTGAGTTATTACTTTCTAGCTCTAACATGCACATGCTTCCGTTTTGCCTCCTTTTTCATTCTGTAAGTATTGTAATGAAATTCATCAGTGgaaattttatttctgttcataGGCTTGAATAGAATGGTGTGAAACATCTCATAAAGAGGAAAATACTTCAACCTCCTCAACCAGTTTGTCTtaataaaaaagggaaataattAAAGGGAATTCCAGTTAGTGGtagcctgctgtgtgtgtgcagctctttATGAACCCATAGCTTCTTGTTATAGATTCCTGGCAGTGACTGTGTTGCTGGACTCCTATTTAATTgtggttgtatttttttaaccttGGTTTACTGAATGTATGCTGACTGTGTCATTAGTGACACTGTAGCTGACTGAGATTTTAAAAGGTACCTCAGCTGTAATATAGGGAAAGGGACCTGCCTTTCTCATTTATTAAATGGTTATTACAATCATTGAAgtttcatgtatgtttttttcctcccccttTCTCCAACATTGTGAACTTGCTGGCCCACTTGTCGTGAGCTTGTCTTCAGCTGATGGGTATCACAGACTTGGTTTTTGGTTAAAGAGTAGAAACGCAGAAGGGTGGGAGACAGTATGGAAGCTGCAAGATGGATGGACAAATGTAGCATGTTTGTCATCTTGAACCTGACTGTGACATCTTTGTTCATCTTGTGGGTCA
It encodes the following:
- the si:ch211-255i20.3 gene encoding transmembrane emp24 domain-containing protein 11, coding for MGLRGTGFLLHCYLMLATAMYFDLGEQEEKCIIEEVPEDMLVTGFFLLEPWDLNTFTHSPHLGATVTVRDSNYEVLMSKRFGKFGKFTFTAHTSGQHYLCFQTNSTRFAVFAAEKLKLHLDVQMGEHSIDHSTDKTKDSMKILEDSLSHLIDQMTYITKQQEYQREKEEVFRRISEDANSKVLWWAVVQTSILLTVGLWQMKRLKDFFIAKKLV